The following are encoded in a window of Streptomyces sp. Go-475 genomic DNA:
- a CDS encoding LPXTG cell wall anchor domain-containing protein → MSMRLCTPALLCLAATAVVLLPGAPPAYADDPAPACAAPDDHTFPLTTRIHGGPDSYTAGGGFGTWYLDLTNTTDRTCSGIHPVVVLVDDRRAMEPSQPRLEFFEGTRARPVRFEKTGEDELVGAFADDEGGFGGFTVGPGRTVTVKVRLAVTSDAVANDVTANAAVVQRHDDDGDWVGQSNDYRFGIEGGGAGDGDGTGTRPEGDATAPPREDRFPFAEELARTGTGVQLAAAAAALLLTGGGALLLARRRHH, encoded by the coding sequence ATGTCCATGCGACTCTGCACGCCCGCTCTGCTCTGCCTGGCGGCCACCGCCGTCGTCCTGCTCCCTGGTGCCCCTCCGGCGTACGCGGACGACCCGGCGCCCGCCTGTGCCGCGCCCGACGACCACACCTTCCCGCTCACCACCCGCATCCACGGCGGGCCGGACTCCTACACGGCCGGGGGCGGCTTCGGGACCTGGTACCTGGACCTGACCAACACGACCGACCGGACCTGCTCGGGCATCCACCCCGTCGTCGTGCTCGTCGACGACCGGCGCGCCATGGAGCCGTCCCAGCCGCGGCTGGAGTTCTTCGAGGGCACGCGGGCCCGTCCCGTGCGGTTCGAGAAGACCGGCGAGGACGAACTCGTCGGGGCGTTCGCGGACGACGAGGGCGGCTTCGGCGGGTTCACCGTCGGCCCGGGGAGGACCGTCACCGTGAAGGTGCGGCTCGCGGTCACCTCGGACGCCGTGGCCAACGACGTCACCGCCAACGCGGCCGTCGTGCAGCGGCACGACGACGACGGCGACTGGGTGGGGCAGTCCAACGACTACCGGTTCGGCATCGAGGGCGGCGGGGCGGGGGACGGCGACGGTACCGGCACCCGGCCGGAGGGCGACGCCACAGCCCCGCCCCGCGAGGACCGGTTCCCCTTCGCCGAGGAACTGGCCCGCACCGGAACCGGCGTCCAGCTCGCCGCGGCCGCCGCTGCCCTGCTGCTCACCGGGGGCGGGGCCCTGCTCCTCGCGCGCCGCCGCCACCACTGA